A stretch of the Arachis stenosperma cultivar V10309 chromosome 6, arast.V10309.gnm1.PFL2, whole genome shotgun sequence genome encodes the following:
- the LOC130934420 gene encoding protein FAR1-RELATED SEQUENCE 4-like: protein MLKQHKELSMFVRRTIETHEEAGIRPSKTYQSFVAAAGSHRELGFIEKDVRNYITRKVRNISKEDDAKEFGKYLVRMKEKNQNFFFELNLEGDYCIKQAFWADARSMATFDYFRDVVSFDTTYNTNRYNLVLDSFVGVNHHGQWTLLGCALMKNEDIQSFKGYLSVGYVAWAGRHQKQAEREFDAADFHTVIPCATKSAIKAQFYHVYTHEKFKDVQAQFRGELNCITRSMHSTLGFTTYEVIEQVSNSTFNKFVVTYDAVSRDVKCHCLLFESRGILCCHSLSVLSFKRVDNVAPKYILEHWSKNIKRRHTHIKSNQDEPLLEPKSKRFDELVFRSHNICEFTSESEKLTRILHRAFDKVMAEMEEYQGRSKGKSLLTHE, encoded by the exons ATGCTCAAACAACACAAAGAGCTTAGCATGTTCGTGCGTCGCACCATCGAAACCCATGAGGAAGCTGGAATCAGACCGAGCAAAACTTACCAATCATTTGTGGCAGCAGCTGGTAGCCACCGTGAACTAGGTTTTATAGAAAAAGACGTAAGAAATTACATCACAAGAAAAGTACGAAATATTTCCAAAGAAGACGATGCCAAAGAATTTGGAAAGTACCTAGTtagaatgaaagaaaagaacCAAAATTTCTTCTTTGAGCTCAACCTTGAAGGCGATTACTGCATTAAACAAGCATTCTGGGCTGATGCAAGAAGCATGGCTACATTTGATTATTTCAGAGACGTAGTTTCATTTGACACCACCTATAACACAAACAG GTACAATTTGGTTTTAGATTCTTTTGTTGGTGTGAATCACCACGGCCAGTGGACACTTCTTGGATGCGCGCTGATGAAAAATGAGGACATCCAATCATTCAAAGGCTATTTGAGTGTTGGTTACGTTGCATGGGCGGGAAGGCACCAAAAG caagcagagagagaatTCGATGCTGCAGATTTTCACACCGTGATACCATGTGCAACAAAATCAGCAATAAAGGCACAATTTTATCATGTATATACCCATGAGAAGTTCAAGGATGTTCAAGCTCAATTCAGAGGTGAACTGAACTGTATCACAAGATCAATGCATTCCACCCTAGGTTTCACAACATATGAAGTAATAGAGCAGGTTTCCAACTCCACATTCAATAAGTTTGTCGTCACCTACGACGCAGTATCACGAGATGTAAAGTGCCATTGCTTGTTGTTTGAGTCTAGGGGCATATTGTGCTGCCATTCCCTAAGTGTCCTAAGCTTTAAGCGAGTGGATAACGTGGCACCGAAATACATATTGGAACATTGGAGCAAGAACATAAAGAGGAGGCATACACACATCAAGAGCAACCAAGATGAACCTCTACTGGAGCCAAAAAGTAAGAGATTTGACGAATTGGTGTTTCGGTCACATAATATATGTGAATTTACTTCTGAGTCTGAAAAGTTGACCAGAATTTTGCACCGAGCATTTGATAAGGTCATGGCGGAGATGGAAGAATATCAAGGGAGAAGCAAAGGAAAAAGTTTGTTAACCCACGAATAA